The nucleotide sequence CGAATATACTGGACCCAATTGGCCTATTTGACCAATATACGCATCATATATTTTGGGTTCAAAAAATACCGACTGAGCTATTGATTTGCCAATTAATTCAGGCTTCTCGGTGTGCTTTACAAAAACGGCTAAATTTGATTCCAACTGACGTAAGTAAACACGAATTTCAGCACGATACGCAGAAATCATTCCTAATTTTTCAAGTCGCTGACTATTTCTTGCTGTTACTGTTGCAATACGAGAAACAACAAGCTGCACAAAAAGAGCACTTAAAAGCCCTAATACAGCGCTAATAACGGCCAATGTCACTTTACTATCTAATAGTTCCAACATATACATCACAAACAAATACTTAGTGCGACCATTATCAGCTAATTCAAACTGTAAAAGTAGTGCTTTCTATGCGCTGTTTGCAGTGTATAAATTGCTTGTTATGAAATCGTGCTGATGATTGCGCCCAATTGAGCCAACAAACCAGTTGCAACCAAACTTCCAGTACTTCCTTCTATAATGTTGCGAACACTTTTTAAGCACTCTGCAAGTATAACTTTCTTAGGTTTAGGGGAAGCTAACTGATTATCAATAGTCGCTATTTCAGCTTCAATTTCGGCTTGATCGTCCTGTTTTAAATTTAACTGACCTACAGACGATTTTAAAAACTCAACAAATTGGGCTATGTCATCGTTGCTAATTGTAAATTCGAGCGACTGCTGCGAGTTGTCTGATACCTGTTGCAGCTGAGAGTTTTGCATACTGCCAATATTATTAGTAATTTTATAAGTAACGCTTTCAGCTGCTTGCTTCTCATTATTTGAAAAGGTCATGCCTTCACCCTTAATACCTTTTTGTTCGAGTTCCAAAGCCCAATTAAGAACTTCATTTCTCAATGAATCTAAGATTTTATGGATTTGGTTAATACCAATTTGAAGCACTGGTTCCATTGGTAAATCCATTCCCCGCATAAGATCTTCGCGAATTTGTGAATGAAAGTTCATATCCAAAGTTCCTGATTCATTTGACTTTACAAGGCTCTCTAGTTCCGAAATAGAGTGACTTATACGCCTAGACGACAGGTAGTCAGCGAGTTCAGGATCATTAACATGGAAAGGTATTAAACCTCTCATGGGATTCTGTACTTTTAGTGATCCATAAATCTGTCGGTATTCGGGAAGCTCATTTTCAGCAACAGTGTAACCATTGAGTTCTTGCCGAAGCCATTTCTCGATATCATCGACACCTAACTTTCTAGAAACCACGAGAGCTTTTCTAAGCAGGTTGGAGATATCGAAATTATTGTCTAAAGCATCTCGTTGCAGTTCAAGTACTAAGCCTGACATTCAAAATATTCCTCTTGTTTCATAATCTGTATAATGCGCATGTTCGGCTTCCAAATAACTCGTTAATCAAAAGCTAAAATATAGCTGGCGAAAATTAGCGACTAATGAGCAAAGGCAAATTTTCTTAGTTTAATTATTGGGATGAAGGTGACAGATTCACTCGTCATGTCCATATTTGTTATGAACTGATTACCTACTTGCCGCCTTACAAACACCGCAAACTCGATAACCATTAAAAGCGCTTGTGGTAAGAATTTTTGAATCTTTTGAGTCAAAACACGCTGTACAATATAGTCGAGTATTATCACCATCAAAATAGTAGCAACCACATTTAATTTCTGGTTTTTCAACTGGGTTTTTATGATTCTTTAGTACGAGATTCTCTTCTCTGAGCGTTGCAATTTGCTCTTTTAAATCGGCAGCAGCTAATTTAGCGTCAGCGATTTCCATGCTTAAGTCTGCTAATAAGTTCTTAAACTCCGCTTCCTTAACGTTCTCTGAAATATCCTTCAATCGCTTTAAAAGAGTTAAAGAGTTGTTAATCGGTGAGATTATATCCATCACTTTCCTTTCCTGTATAACTAATTGTTAATTAAAGTGAAACCGGTGATTTCGTTTTTTATAGTAATGTCGAAACTGAAACGTTTTGAGCCACTATTGAACAATTCCTTACATTTCTTTTAACTCGATACTCATCTCGTAAGTCATTAACTTTACATTATTATTCGTTTCTGTGGCTTGAGAAAGACTTTCATCGATTTCCCCCGCAATAATCAAACCTTGTATCACCTTGTCGGGGAACTCTCTTTTAATTAAGCCCATATACATTGATAACTGTCCGAAAACCTTAAAATCTGCTTTCCCAGATTTTAACTCGATAACTAGTAATGAATTATCGGTTTTATGTTCCAATAGTACGTCGATTCGGCGGGTCTCAATTTTGAATTCAACACCAATAGTTAAACCACCATATATTTGATACTCGGGAAACAGATAAAGAATTTGCTTGCAAAGTGTCTTTTGCAAGTCTTTCTCATAAGCAAAGTTTAGAGATTCGAAATTACTTTGGATATTCTGTGTTTGTATTGAACGATTAGCAAAAACCTGCTGTTCAAGGGATTCGCTAACTGCCTTCCAGCATAAGGCTCGTTCATCAGATGTAGAATCCGATTCCTTAACAAAATCTTCGATAGATTGCATTAGGATTGAGTCTTGAATTTTATGAAGCATCTTCTGGTACATGGAAAGTGCTTTTCTAACAGGTAATGATTGCTCAGTTACAAATGGAGCAAATTTACCGCGAGTAGAATATAGCTTTGATATTTTCTCAAAAGATGACGTATTTGTATCATATATGTCAACGGGCATGCTAACTTGCTGTGAGTAATGTTTTGATATGACATTGATTGATTCCACGTACTCACCAGACTTAGAGCCGACCTGATTTTGTTCAAGGAAACTTTCAAATTGTTCTCTCATGTAAATCCCTAATTGTTAAGCATAACGGCATGTTATCTAGAACTCCGATAAACACTCCATGACCCACTAAATAATTCATATAAAAGTATTGTAATTTTAGTTGGTTACCAATGATTTTATTGTGAAGTTAGTATCGTTGTTGCAAGATAAACCGAGAACCTTAGTGTCTTGCCAAACTCTCATGAATGGTCAGATAAATTAGTGTGACTTTATTTTGATTTACTGTGACTCACATCACAAGGAATTGGCCTGTAATCTATAAAAACATGTGGAGTGGGTAGGGTATGTGTGTAATTGAATGTTGATGTTAAAACATTTTATGGCAAAAGCGTTTAGAGCGGAGATAGAAAGGTTCTTTTTCAAAGATGTGGGAATGTTGTTTTATGATTTAGTAATTAAGTGTATGAAATTCTTAGTAATAATTATATCCATGGTTAGATATATAGGAATAAAATATGTTGTTAGAGCAAATGCCTGAATATTTACTACCGACTTTAGCAGCATGGCCTCAACCATGGTATGAAGTCGGTTTATGGCAAATGTATGAGCTAAAACTTTGCAAAGACGGC is from Shewanella sp. MTB7 and encodes:
- a CDS encoding endonuclease NucS domain-containing protein, whose product is MREQFESFLEQNQVGSKSGEYVESINVISKHYSQQVSMPVDIYDTNTSSFEKISKLYSTRGKFAPFVTEQSLPVRKALSMYQKMLHKIQDSILMQSIEDFVKESDSTSDERALCWKAVSESLEQQVFANRSIQTQNIQSNFESLNFAYEKDLQKTLCKQILYLFPEYQIYGGLTIGVEFKIETRRIDVLLEHKTDNSLLVIELKSGKADFKVFGQLSMYMGLIKREFPDKVIQGLIIAGEIDESLSQATETNNNVKLMTYEMSIELKEM
- a CDS encoding AbiTii domain-containing protein; its protein translation is MSGLVLELQRDALDNNFDISNLLRKALVVSRKLGVDDIEKWLRQELNGYTVAENELPEYRQIYGSLKVQNPMRGLIPFHVNDPELADYLSSRRISHSISELESLVKSNESGTLDMNFHSQIREDLMRGMDLPMEPVLQIGINQIHKILDSLRNEVLNWALELEQKGIKGEGMTFSNNEKQAAESVTYKITNNIGSMQNSQLQQVSDNSQQSLEFTISNDDIAQFVEFLKSSVGQLNLKQDDQAEIEAEIATIDNQLASPKPKKVILAECLKSVRNIIEGSTGSLVATGLLAQLGAIISTIS